One window of the Microplitis demolitor isolate Queensland-Clemson2020A chromosome 10, iyMicDemo2.1a, whole genome shotgun sequence genome contains the following:
- the LOC103569908 gene encoding phosphoinositide 3-kinase regulatory subunit 4 isoform X2, whose protein sequence is MREYVKYSLYDRISTRPFLSNIEKKWITFQVLYALHQAHKFGVCHGDIKLENIMITSWNWVLLTDFASFKPTYLPEDNPADFSYFFDTSRRRTCYIAPERFVKTLSSELTSTLLLPEQELKTGDLHPTMDIFSAGCALTELYNEGHPPFDFSQLLAYRNSEYSASKHLDKIDDSGIRELLASMLEKNPSNRKSAEIYLSQARGKIFPEYFYSFLQSYMLIFSAAPIMSPDEKINRLKKDIGNIINIFKSEEEIVSSRKNSNNDTDKNDCMKKSINGSNIELSREDSAEPSEENTIIEGDSDQSFDKSEINNDIKLSKANDIDNKKVEQDHVEESVGQSEKDETVTDAEEFKLKSDRLEGLIIITQLVTSCIRGLHHSQSKLQSLEILLELAENTSDETILDRILPYIFHLVHDPAPRVRVSAIHTLTKCLYLVKSIPPTDVNIFPEYILPGLAHVTQDEAVIVRAAYAENIAHLAHIALRYLENAHLINLGNKEGPKPSYDSELQTLHEMVQQSVSMLLTDSSNLVKQTLMESGINKLCVFFGKQKANDVLLSHVITFLNDKEDKQLRGSFFECIVGVAAYVGWHSSPILMPLLQQGLTDPEEFVTRKAINAMATLTELGLLHKSALYQLLAETVVFLVHPNLWIRHATVGLISAAARTLNLVDVQCKVQTMIQPYLKHSLIQIEKEVLVLEALIPSIPRVVYDSVIKYQDVEELFRAFEERKSARSKAITGSVPQYSETSVSLRNLFRRLSSESMTETVEDQLLAMKSHLIKINKYRISADSKQNAMKSATEGKLELNAIKDTIRHHVVVLYPDTKNDIGVTSYKKFDRRTSDSTTNYTTMNQEWRTMFAAQETNNSVGKITDLTNSGSSPSPTIHSGDIHLSPQHSLTDINSMNDHSLHERSYIQYRCAPCRLELRQLTCRKQEQHAAALRAQHWADNMAWHAGTRLLSSNWRPRGVPVAYLHEHRAAVNRLVSIPDSGLFASSAADGCIRVWDASKMEGKNLANRSRQTYVHRGGPLVGLAVCDQGQSLASSASQSGSVFVLRLDAGTSKMTVLSSKQLDVTNEGCAVDLQYLDSGSQSVLVYATLYGSLIGWDLRCPGTAWRLENDLKHGVITSFCVNNYQQWLALGTSSGAHICWDLRFQLPISNIKHPTGARVRKVITHPTEQSWIISAVQGNNEISMWNLETGFRQMVLWASSAPPLSHSQEGHSICGMYAGSTDRSGFLLAGGTDMRLRYWDLNTPNESYVALPAASDTITPNSLAYEQRLIDGTNVVQEVLAATGPISSAGARVRSSDEGVAPPLEAPNPGHHDTISAVAMSNTCILTGSTDGLIQVWK, encoded by the exons ATGAGAGAGTACGTCAAGTATTCGCTGTATGATAGAATTAGCacgagaccttttttgtcgaatattgaaaaaaaatggattacATTTCAAGTTCTCTATGCACTTCATCAAGCTCACAAG TTTGGAGTATGTCATGGTGATATTAAActagaaaatataatgataacaaGTTGGAACTGGGTTTTATTAACAGATTTTGCAAGTTTTAAGCCTACATATCTACCAGAAGACAACCCAGCagatttttcttatttcttcGACACATCAAGAAGAag AACATGTTACATCGCTCCCGAGCGTTTTGTCAAAACTTTATCATCAGAATTAACCAGCACACTATTGCTACCAGAGCAGGAATTAAAAACAGGTGACTTGCATCCAACGATGGACATATTTTCCGCAGGCTGTGCTTTGACAGAACTCTACAATGAAGGACACCCGCCATTTGATTTTTCTCAGTTGTTAGCCTACAGAAACAGCGAATACTCCGCAAGCAAACATCTCGACAAAATAGATGATTCAGGCATACGTGAATTGTTAGCCTCGATGTTGGAGAAAAATCCATCAAATAGAAAGAGCGCCgagatttatttatcacaagcTCGCGGAAAAATATTCCCCgagtatttttattcatttttacaatCTTACATGCTGATATTTTCAGCAGCACCAATAATGTCacccgatgaaaaaataaatcgctTGAAAAAAGACATCGgtaacataataaatatatttaaaagtgaaGAAGAGATCGTGTCGAGTCGTAAAAACAGCAATAATGacactgataaaaatgattgtatgaaaaaaagtattaacgGAAGTAATATAGAGTTGAGTCGCGAAGATTCCGCGGAACCAAGCGAAGAAAACACGATCATTGAAGGTGACAGTGACCAAAGTTTCGACAAAagcgaaataaataatgacatCAAATTGTCAAAAGCTAATgacattgataataaaaaagtcgagCAGGATCACGTGGAAGAATCAGTCGGACAGTCGGAGAAAGACGAGACTGTGACTGATGctgaagaatttaaattaaaatcggACAGACTCGAAGGACTGATTATTATAACTCAGCTCGTGACGTCTTGTATCCGCGGACTGCATCACTCGCAATCAAAATTACAGAGCCTGGAAATACTTCTAGAGTTGGCGGAAAATACATCAGATGAAACGATTCTAGACCGTATACTACCGTACATTTTTCATCTCGTCCATGATCCAGCGCCGCGTGTGCGGGTCTCGGCAATTCATACTCTTACAAAGTGTCTGTATCTAGTTAAATCAATACCTCCGACAGACGTCAACATCTTTCCGGAGTACATTCTTCCAGGATTAGCCCATGTGACTCAAGACGAAGCGGTGATTGTAAGAGCAGCATACGCTGAAAATATCGCTCACTTGGCGCACATTGCGCTGCGTTATCTAGAAAATGCTCATTTAATAAACCTGGGTAATAAAGAAGGGCCTAAGCCAAGTTATGACAGTGAGCTACAGACATTGCATGAAATGGTGCAGCAATCAGTGTCAATGTTGCTGACTGACTCGTCGAATCTGGTAAAGCAGACGTTGATGGAGAGTGGTATCAATAAACTGTGCGTGTTTTTTGGCAAACAAAAAGCCAATGACGTGTTGCTAAGTCATGTGATAACTTTCCTCAATGATAAGGAAGACAAACAATTACGTGGATCTTTTTTCGAGTGCATTGTCGGCGTGGCGGCTTACGTTGGCTGGCATAGTAGTCCAATACTGATGCCCCTTCTCCAACAAGGACTCACAGATCCTGAGGAATTCGTAACTAGAAAGGCGATAAATGCAATGGCGACACTCACCGAACTCGGCCTACTCCACAAGTCCGCTTTGTATCAATTGCTAGCAGAAACTGTCGTCTTTCTTGTTCATCCGAACTTGTGGATAAGACACGCGACCGTCGGATTAATCTCAGCCGCTGCGCGGACATTGAATTTAGTCGACGTGCAATGCAAAGTACAAACTATGATTCAACCTTATCTCAAACATTCTCTTATACAGATCGAAAAGGAAGTGCTCGTTCTTGAAGCTCTGATACCAAGCATACCAAGAGTCGTCTATGACTCTGTCATAAAGTACCAGGATGTCGAAGAATTATTTCGCGCGTTTGAAGAACGAAAGTCTGCTCGTTCTAAAGCGATAACTGGCAGCGTACCGCAGTATAGTGAAACCTCAGTATCATTGCGTAATTTATTCCGGCGACTCAGTTCTGAATCAATGACTGAGACTGTTGAGGATCAATTACTTGCAATGAAATCCcacttaattaaaataaataagtatcgTATTTCCGCTGATAGTAAACAGAATGCAATGAAATCTGCCACTGAAGGTAAATTAGAATTAAACGCAATAAAAGACACGATACGTCATCATGTTGTCGTACTTTATCCCGATACCAAAAATGATATTGGAGTTACGAGTTACAAGAAATTCGATCGGCGAACTTCTGACAGTACTACGAATTACACGACAATGAATCAAGAATGGAGGACGATGTTTGCAGCTCAAGAGACCAATAATTCTGTTGGTAAGATAACTGATTTGACTAATAGCGGTAGTAGTCCATCACCGACGATCCACAGCGGTGATATTCATCTATCACCGCAGCACAGTTTGACTGACATAAATAGTATGAATGATCATTCGTTACATGAACGTTCGTATATACAGTATCGTTGTGCTCCATGTCGATTAGAATTACGACAGCTGACGTGTCGTAAACAAGAGCAGCATGCGGCGGCATTGAGAGCACAGCATTGGGCAGACAACATGGCCTGGCATGCTGGCACTAGATTATTATCAAGTAATTGGCGACCAAGAGGTGTACCGGTGGCTTATCTGCACGAGCATCGAGCTGCAGTGAATAGATTAGTCTCGATTCCCGACTCTGGTTTGTTTGCCAGTAGTGCAGCTGATGGATGCATCAGAGTTTGGGATGCCAGCAAGATGGAGGGTAAAAATCTTGCCAATAGATCACGACAAACTTACGTACATCGCGGTGGTCCGCTGGTGGGATTGGCAGTTTGTGACCAGGGGCAATCGCTCGCGAGTTCTGCTAGTCAATCGGGATCAGTATTTGTCTTGAGGCTTGACGCGGGTACCAGTAAAATGACCGTACTGTCTTCTAAACAACTGGACGTGACAAATGAAGGATGCGCTGTTGATCTTCAGTATCTAGATTCTGGTTCTCAGTCAGTACTCGTTTACGCAACACTCTACGGTTCGTTAATAGGCTGGGATTTACGGTGTCCCGGAACAGCTTGGAGACTTGAGAACGATCTAAAACACGGTGTGATAACTTCTTTCtgcgtaaataattatcagcaGTGGCTGGCACTCGGCACGAGTTCCGGTGCTCACATCTGCTGGGATCTCAGGTTTCAGTTACCAATCAGTAACATAAAACATCCGACTGGCGCACGTGTTAGAAAGGTTATTACCCATCCGACCGAACAGTCGTGGATTATTTCCGCTGTCCAAggtaataatgaaatttcaatgTGGAATTTAGAGACTGGATTCCGTCAGATGGTACTCTGGGCCTCGAGCGCGCCGCCTTTGAGTCATTCCCAAGAAGGTCATAGTATCTGTGGAATGTACGCGGGTTCTACTGACAGATCGGGCTTCCTATTGGCAGGTGGAACGGACATGAGATTGAGATATTGGGACTTAAATACACCGAATGAATCCTACGTGGCTTTACCAGCTGCCAGCGATACCATAACGCCAAACTCTTTGGCTTACGAGCAGCGATTAATTGACGGTACGAACGTCGTACAGGAAGTGCTCGCGGCTACAGGACCCATATCGTCCGCGGGTGCACGTGTGAGATCCTCTGACGAAGGGGTTGCGCCACCACTCGAAGCACCAAATCCCGGTCATCATGACACCATTTCCGCGGTGGCGATGTCCAACACGTGCATACTCACTGGCAGTACTGACGGATTGATACAAGTCTGGAAGTGA
- the LOC103569908 gene encoding phosphoinositide 3-kinase regulatory subunit 4 isoform X1: MGNQLVGIAPSQIFPVEHYLTDHSDLLFDINLGSTRFFKVARARSQEGLIVVKVFVIHDPTLPLSTYNDKLEEIRSKLASAVNCLPFQRTILTEKAGFIMREYVKYSLYDRISTRPFLSNIEKKWITFQVLYALHQAHKFGVCHGDIKLENIMITSWNWVLLTDFASFKPTYLPEDNPADFSYFFDTSRRRTCYIAPERFVKTLSSELTSTLLLPEQELKTGDLHPTMDIFSAGCALTELYNEGHPPFDFSQLLAYRNSEYSASKHLDKIDDSGIRELLASMLEKNPSNRKSAEIYLSQARGKIFPEYFYSFLQSYMLIFSAAPIMSPDEKINRLKKDIGNIINIFKSEEEIVSSRKNSNNDTDKNDCMKKSINGSNIELSREDSAEPSEENTIIEGDSDQSFDKSEINNDIKLSKANDIDNKKVEQDHVEESVGQSEKDETVTDAEEFKLKSDRLEGLIIITQLVTSCIRGLHHSQSKLQSLEILLELAENTSDETILDRILPYIFHLVHDPAPRVRVSAIHTLTKCLYLVKSIPPTDVNIFPEYILPGLAHVTQDEAVIVRAAYAENIAHLAHIALRYLENAHLINLGNKEGPKPSYDSELQTLHEMVQQSVSMLLTDSSNLVKQTLMESGINKLCVFFGKQKANDVLLSHVITFLNDKEDKQLRGSFFECIVGVAAYVGWHSSPILMPLLQQGLTDPEEFVTRKAINAMATLTELGLLHKSALYQLLAETVVFLVHPNLWIRHATVGLISAAARTLNLVDVQCKVQTMIQPYLKHSLIQIEKEVLVLEALIPSIPRVVYDSVIKYQDVEELFRAFEERKSARSKAITGSVPQYSETSVSLRNLFRRLSSESMTETVEDQLLAMKSHLIKINKYRISADSKQNAMKSATEGKLELNAIKDTIRHHVVVLYPDTKNDIGVTSYKKFDRRTSDSTTNYTTMNQEWRTMFAAQETNNSVGKITDLTNSGSSPSPTIHSGDIHLSPQHSLTDINSMNDHSLHERSYIQYRCAPCRLELRQLTCRKQEQHAAALRAQHWADNMAWHAGTRLLSSNWRPRGVPVAYLHEHRAAVNRLVSIPDSGLFASSAADGCIRVWDASKMEGKNLANRSRQTYVHRGGPLVGLAVCDQGQSLASSASQSGSVFVLRLDAGTSKMTVLSSKQLDVTNEGCAVDLQYLDSGSQSVLVYATLYGSLIGWDLRCPGTAWRLENDLKHGVITSFCVNNYQQWLALGTSSGAHICWDLRFQLPISNIKHPTGARVRKVITHPTEQSWIISAVQGNNEISMWNLETGFRQMVLWASSAPPLSHSQEGHSICGMYAGSTDRSGFLLAGGTDMRLRYWDLNTPNESYVALPAASDTITPNSLAYEQRLIDGTNVVQEVLAATGPISSAGARVRSSDEGVAPPLEAPNPGHHDTISAVAMSNTCILTGSTDGLIQVWK, encoded by the exons atgggTAATCAATTAGTGGGTATTGCACCAAGTCAAATATTTCCTGTTGAACATTATTTGACAGATCACAGTGACCTATTGTTTGACATTAA cttAGGCAGCACGAGATTTTTCAAAGTTGCGCGAGCAAGAAGTCAAGAAGGTTTGATTGTTGTCAAAGTATTTGTTATTCATGACCCGACACTTCCTCTGTCAACTTACAATGATAAATTAGAAGAAATAAGATCGAAGCTGGCGTCTGCTGTCAATTGTTTGCCCTTTCAAAGAACTATA ctGACAGAGAAAGCTGGATTTATTATGAGAGAGTACGTCAAGTATTCGCTGTATGATAGAATTAGCacgagaccttttttgtcgaatattgaaaaaaaatggattacATTTCAAGTTCTCTATGCACTTCATCAAGCTCACAAG TTTGGAGTATGTCATGGTGATATTAAActagaaaatataatgataacaaGTTGGAACTGGGTTTTATTAACAGATTTTGCAAGTTTTAAGCCTACATATCTACCAGAAGACAACCCAGCagatttttcttatttcttcGACACATCAAGAAGAag AACATGTTACATCGCTCCCGAGCGTTTTGTCAAAACTTTATCATCAGAATTAACCAGCACACTATTGCTACCAGAGCAGGAATTAAAAACAGGTGACTTGCATCCAACGATGGACATATTTTCCGCAGGCTGTGCTTTGACAGAACTCTACAATGAAGGACACCCGCCATTTGATTTTTCTCAGTTGTTAGCCTACAGAAACAGCGAATACTCCGCAAGCAAACATCTCGACAAAATAGATGATTCAGGCATACGTGAATTGTTAGCCTCGATGTTGGAGAAAAATCCATCAAATAGAAAGAGCGCCgagatttatttatcacaagcTCGCGGAAAAATATTCCCCgagtatttttattcatttttacaatCTTACATGCTGATATTTTCAGCAGCACCAATAATGTCacccgatgaaaaaataaatcgctTGAAAAAAGACATCGgtaacataataaatatatttaaaagtgaaGAAGAGATCGTGTCGAGTCGTAAAAACAGCAATAATGacactgataaaaatgattgtatgaaaaaaagtattaacgGAAGTAATATAGAGTTGAGTCGCGAAGATTCCGCGGAACCAAGCGAAGAAAACACGATCATTGAAGGTGACAGTGACCAAAGTTTCGACAAAagcgaaataaataatgacatCAAATTGTCAAAAGCTAATgacattgataataaaaaagtcgagCAGGATCACGTGGAAGAATCAGTCGGACAGTCGGAGAAAGACGAGACTGTGACTGATGctgaagaatttaaattaaaatcggACAGACTCGAAGGACTGATTATTATAACTCAGCTCGTGACGTCTTGTATCCGCGGACTGCATCACTCGCAATCAAAATTACAGAGCCTGGAAATACTTCTAGAGTTGGCGGAAAATACATCAGATGAAACGATTCTAGACCGTATACTACCGTACATTTTTCATCTCGTCCATGATCCAGCGCCGCGTGTGCGGGTCTCGGCAATTCATACTCTTACAAAGTGTCTGTATCTAGTTAAATCAATACCTCCGACAGACGTCAACATCTTTCCGGAGTACATTCTTCCAGGATTAGCCCATGTGACTCAAGACGAAGCGGTGATTGTAAGAGCAGCATACGCTGAAAATATCGCTCACTTGGCGCACATTGCGCTGCGTTATCTAGAAAATGCTCATTTAATAAACCTGGGTAATAAAGAAGGGCCTAAGCCAAGTTATGACAGTGAGCTACAGACATTGCATGAAATGGTGCAGCAATCAGTGTCAATGTTGCTGACTGACTCGTCGAATCTGGTAAAGCAGACGTTGATGGAGAGTGGTATCAATAAACTGTGCGTGTTTTTTGGCAAACAAAAAGCCAATGACGTGTTGCTAAGTCATGTGATAACTTTCCTCAATGATAAGGAAGACAAACAATTACGTGGATCTTTTTTCGAGTGCATTGTCGGCGTGGCGGCTTACGTTGGCTGGCATAGTAGTCCAATACTGATGCCCCTTCTCCAACAAGGACTCACAGATCCTGAGGAATTCGTAACTAGAAAGGCGATAAATGCAATGGCGACACTCACCGAACTCGGCCTACTCCACAAGTCCGCTTTGTATCAATTGCTAGCAGAAACTGTCGTCTTTCTTGTTCATCCGAACTTGTGGATAAGACACGCGACCGTCGGATTAATCTCAGCCGCTGCGCGGACATTGAATTTAGTCGACGTGCAATGCAAAGTACAAACTATGATTCAACCTTATCTCAAACATTCTCTTATACAGATCGAAAAGGAAGTGCTCGTTCTTGAAGCTCTGATACCAAGCATACCAAGAGTCGTCTATGACTCTGTCATAAAGTACCAGGATGTCGAAGAATTATTTCGCGCGTTTGAAGAACGAAAGTCTGCTCGTTCTAAAGCGATAACTGGCAGCGTACCGCAGTATAGTGAAACCTCAGTATCATTGCGTAATTTATTCCGGCGACTCAGTTCTGAATCAATGACTGAGACTGTTGAGGATCAATTACTTGCAATGAAATCCcacttaattaaaataaataagtatcgTATTTCCGCTGATAGTAAACAGAATGCAATGAAATCTGCCACTGAAGGTAAATTAGAATTAAACGCAATAAAAGACACGATACGTCATCATGTTGTCGTACTTTATCCCGATACCAAAAATGATATTGGAGTTACGAGTTACAAGAAATTCGATCGGCGAACTTCTGACAGTACTACGAATTACACGACAATGAATCAAGAATGGAGGACGATGTTTGCAGCTCAAGAGACCAATAATTCTGTTGGTAAGATAACTGATTTGACTAATAGCGGTAGTAGTCCATCACCGACGATCCACAGCGGTGATATTCATCTATCACCGCAGCACAGTTTGACTGACATAAATAGTATGAATGATCATTCGTTACATGAACGTTCGTATATACAGTATCGTTGTGCTCCATGTCGATTAGAATTACGACAGCTGACGTGTCGTAAACAAGAGCAGCATGCGGCGGCATTGAGAGCACAGCATTGGGCAGACAACATGGCCTGGCATGCTGGCACTAGATTATTATCAAGTAATTGGCGACCAAGAGGTGTACCGGTGGCTTATCTGCACGAGCATCGAGCTGCAGTGAATAGATTAGTCTCGATTCCCGACTCTGGTTTGTTTGCCAGTAGTGCAGCTGATGGATGCATCAGAGTTTGGGATGCCAGCAAGATGGAGGGTAAAAATCTTGCCAATAGATCACGACAAACTTACGTACATCGCGGTGGTCCGCTGGTGGGATTGGCAGTTTGTGACCAGGGGCAATCGCTCGCGAGTTCTGCTAGTCAATCGGGATCAGTATTTGTCTTGAGGCTTGACGCGGGTACCAGTAAAATGACCGTACTGTCTTCTAAACAACTGGACGTGACAAATGAAGGATGCGCTGTTGATCTTCAGTATCTAGATTCTGGTTCTCAGTCAGTACTCGTTTACGCAACACTCTACGGTTCGTTAATAGGCTGGGATTTACGGTGTCCCGGAACAGCTTGGAGACTTGAGAACGATCTAAAACACGGTGTGATAACTTCTTTCtgcgtaaataattatcagcaGTGGCTGGCACTCGGCACGAGTTCCGGTGCTCACATCTGCTGGGATCTCAGGTTTCAGTTACCAATCAGTAACATAAAACATCCGACTGGCGCACGTGTTAGAAAGGTTATTACCCATCCGACCGAACAGTCGTGGATTATTTCCGCTGTCCAAggtaataatgaaatttcaatgTGGAATTTAGAGACTGGATTCCGTCAGATGGTACTCTGGGCCTCGAGCGCGCCGCCTTTGAGTCATTCCCAAGAAGGTCATAGTATCTGTGGAATGTACGCGGGTTCTACTGACAGATCGGGCTTCCTATTGGCAGGTGGAACGGACATGAGATTGAGATATTGGGACTTAAATACACCGAATGAATCCTACGTGGCTTTACCAGCTGCCAGCGATACCATAACGCCAAACTCTTTGGCTTACGAGCAGCGATTAATTGACGGTACGAACGTCGTACAGGAAGTGCTCGCGGCTACAGGACCCATATCGTCCGCGGGTGCACGTGTGAGATCCTCTGACGAAGGGGTTGCGCCACCACTCGAAGCACCAAATCCCGGTCATCATGACACCATTTCCGCGGTGGCGATGTCCAACACGTGCATACTCACTGGCAGTACTGACGGATTGATACAAGTCTGGAAGTGA
- the LOC103569906 gene encoding chondroadherin, protein MYYGAQVPSLELLWLTVAIFCQNITADVISSTTESFLCPSGCICLSSKQVLCNTGGLKEIPTYLNQGIEDLSLSKNDFSVIESDAFKGLRYLRKLSLDSNNITVIKPFAFRGLTTLTDLSIQYTPLSYIGQYSFATLHNVTLILLAHNRIKYIEEFSFAGTSNIKLILLTNNPIVTIQSKAFSGLNNVERLIFPSGIRTIEPDAFNGLSNVGLLKLTFMDLTSLLPFTFRGLSHVQLLNIQESDLGTIKPDVFTDSDHIDNLYILNNKIDFIEELKLTSDNAIGVLRFQGNHVLRAPRAKDTWLNVHSISAQSNYFSCDCLIHELFDSDFTNGSVHEFRKNNYCISPMEYNGSPMSEIDFDLIARCHDKVLQDNLGSSAPSFMRHFIIIVLSIFYAIQ, encoded by the exons ATGTATTACGGAGCGCAg GTTCCAAGTTTAGAGTTGCTATGGTTGACGGTGGCtattttctgtcaaaatatAACAGCAGACGTAATAAGTTCGACCACGGAAAGTTTTTTGTGCCCGTCGGGATGCATATGTCTCTCCTCCAAACAG gTACTTTGCAACACCGGTGGATTAAAGGAAATTCCCACGTACCTTAATCAAGGAATTGAAGACTTGTCATtgtcaaaaaatgatttttcagtAATTGAATCAGACGCATTCAAGGGCTTGCGTTACTTGCGTAAGCTGAGTTTGGACAGTAATAATATAACGGTAATTAAACCGTTTGCCTTTCGTGGATTGACGACGTTGACTGATCTGTCAATTCAATACACACCTCTGAGTTACATTGGACAATATTCCTTTGCGACTTTACACAACGTCACCCTTATTCTGCTTGCGCACAACAGAATAAAGTACATTGAAGAATTCTCATTTGCCGGAACTAGTAACATTAAGTTGATATTGTTAACAAATAATCCGATAGTTACAATACAGAGTAAAGCGTTCTCGGGTCTGAATAACGTCGAACGTCTGATATTTCCGTCAGGAATAAGGACAATCGAACCCGATGCATTCAACGGACTGTCGAATGTTGGTCTGCTGAAGTTGACTTTCATGGATTTGACTAGTCTATTACCGTTCACATTTCGTGGTCTAAGTCACGTTCAATTACTAAACATACAGGAAAGTGATCTTGGTACTATTAAACCGGACGTATTTACTGACTCAGAtcatattgataatttatatatacttaataataaaatagactTTATTGAAGAGCTTAAACTGACGAGTGATAATGCCATTGGGGTATTGAGGTTTCAAGGCAATCACGTGTTGCGTGCGCCGAGAGCTAAAGACACTTGGCTGAATGTACATTCAATTTCAGCTCAGAGCAATTACTTTTCTTGCGACTGTCTTATTCATGAATTATTCGACAGTGATTTTACAAACGGCTCCGTCCATGAGtttcgtaaaaataattactgcaTATCACCGATGGAGTACAATGGCAGTCCGATGAGCGAAATTGATTTTGATTTAATAGCCAGGTGTCATGATAAAGTACTGCAAGATAATCTTGGCTCAAGTGCTCCATCTTTTATGcgacattttataattatcgtaCTTTCCATCTTCTACGCCATCCAATAA